A region from the Excalfactoria chinensis isolate bCotChi1 chromosome 24, bCotChi1.hap2, whole genome shotgun sequence genome encodes:
- the LOC140262338 gene encoding feather keratin 1-like — MSCLDQCLPRLQCRPCGPTPLANSCNEPCVRQCQDSNVFIQPSPVVVTLPGPILSSFPQNTAVGSSTSAAVGSILSSEGVPISSGGFGLSGFGSRLCGRRCYPC, encoded by the coding sequence ATGTCCTGCCTCGACCAGTGCCTGCCCCGCCTGCAGTGCCGGCCCTGCGGTCCCACCCCGCTGGCCAacagctgcaatgagccctgcgtcaggcagtgccaggactccaACGTCTTCATCCAGCCCTCTCccgtggtggtgaccctgcccggacccatcctcagctccttcccgcagAACACCGCCGTGGGATCCTCCACCTCCGCTGccgttggcagcatcctcagctctgagggCGTGCCCATCTCCTCTGGAGGCTTCGGCCTCTCCGGCTTCGGCAGCCGCCTCTGCGGCAGGCGGTGCTACCCCTGCTAA